In a genomic window of Seriola aureovittata isolate HTS-2021-v1 ecotype China chromosome 11, ASM2101889v1, whole genome shotgun sequence:
- the sucla2 gene encoding succinate--CoA ligase [ADP-forming] subunit beta, mitochondrial has translation MATSLICGRLTASLRNSGARNTISSASKVLGGSSGLFGGHVSQLQPPHLQQQQRNLSLHEYMSIGLLKEAGISVPDGMVASSSDEAYAVAKQIGSKDLVVKAQVLAGGRGKGTFEGGLKGGVRIVYSPEEARDISSQMIGRKLYTKQTGEAGRICNQVFICERRYPRREYYFAITMERSYQGPVLIGSSQGGVNIEDVAAENPDAIVKEPIDIVEGIKMEQAVKVAKKMGFPPALVNEAAENMIKLYNVFIKYDASMVEINPMVEDSSGIVMCMDAKINFDSNAAYRQQKVFDLQDWTQEDPRDRQAARADLNYIGLDGTIGCLVNGAGLAMATMDIIKLHGGTPANFLDVGGGATAHQVTEAFKLITSDRKVQAILVNIFGGIMRCDVIAQGIIMAVRDLDLKIPIVVRLQGTRVDDAKALIAASPLKILACDDLDEAAKMVVKLSEIVSLAKEAQVDITFQLPI, from the exons GTCCTCGGTGGGTCTTCAGGTCTGTTTGGAGGCCATGTGTCCCAGCTGCAGCCCCcccacctgcagcagcagcagaggaaccTCTCCCTACACGAGTACATGAGCATCGGGCTGCTGAAAGAGGCCGGCATCTCCGTGCCCGACGGCATGGTGGCCAGCTCCTCGGATGAGGCGTACGCCGTGGCCAAGCAGATCG gctCAAAGGACCTGGTGGTGAAAGCTCAGGTCCTGGCCGGGGGCAGAGGGAAGGGGACGTTCGAGGGCGGCCTGAAGGGAGGAGTGAGGATCGTCTACTC tcCAGAGGAGGCCCGTGACATTTCGTCCCAGATGATTGGTCGAAAGCTCTACACCAAGCAGACCGGGGAGGCGGGACGTATCTGCAACCAGGTGTTCATCTGCGAGCGCAGGTATCCACGCAGAGAGTACTACTTCGCCATCACCATGGAGAGGTCCTACCAG GGCCCCGTCCTGATTGGCAGCTCGCAGGGGGGCGTGAACATCGAAGACGTCGCTGCAGAAAATCCAGACGCCATTGTGAAGGAGCCCATCGACATCGTGGAGGGCATCAAGATGGAGCAGGCGGTCAAG gtcgCTAAGAAGATGGGCTTCCCGCCGGCGCTGGTGAACGAGGCGGCGGAGAACATGATCAAACTGTACAACGTGTTCATCAAGTACGACGCCTCCATGGTCGAGATCAACCCCATGGTGGAGGACTCCTCTGGCAtcg TGATGTGCATGGACGCCAAGATCAACTTCGACTCTAACGCCGCGTACCGCCAGCAGAAGGTGTTTGACCTGCAGGACTGGACCCAGGAGGACCCCCGGGACCGACAGGCCGCCAGGGCCGACCTGAACTACATCGGCCTGGACGGAACCATCGGCTGCCTGG TGAACGGAGCGGGTCTGGCCATGGCCACCATGGACATCATCAAGCTGCATGGCGGCACTCCGGCCAACTTCCTGGATGTGGGAGGAGGAGCCACGGCCCACCAGGTGACCGAGGCGTTCAAACTCATCACCTCTGACAGGAAG GTTCAGGCCATCCTGGTCAACATCTTCGGAGGCATCATGAGGTGTGATGTCATCGCCCAGGGCATCATCATGGCCGTGAGAGACCTGGACCTCAAGATCCCCATCGTTGTGCGGTTACAAG ggaCGAGAGTGGACGATGCTAAAGCTCTGATCGCTGCCAGCCCTCTGAAAATCCTGGCCTGTGACGACCTGGACGAAGCCGCCAaaatg gttgTAAAGCTTTCTGAAATCGTCTCACTGGCTAAAGAAGCTCAAGTGGACATCACCTTCCAGCTGCCCATCTAA